One genomic window of Acidobacteriota bacterium includes the following:
- a CDS encoding DUF2207 domain-containing protein — protein sequence MSSVVKILCVLMLGSVPSISAAQSRNWRIADFKDTISISADGSALISEKITLVFVGQWHGIHRTIPVEYPGPHGTNYTLFLDVKSVTSEDGSKLKYDSSKSGDFRDLKIFIPGAEDATRVVNIDYLVRNGIRAFDDHDEFYWNVTGNDWPVPIDHASAFVTFPDGAANGLRAQAFTGLYGSAERGATSEVRGADATFETNNPLSMREGMTIDIFIPKGILKETSALTKFFWFLGSNPIVFLPFLTFAVMFGLWHTVGKDPDPGVSVAPLYEPPKGFTPAEVGTLIDDSTDPRDITSTIVDLAVRGYIKIEEKVDTFLVFKKKDYLFHLLKPREQWGSDVCPHERVMLENVFAGGSETRLSELKNRFYTAIPIIQQDIMAALKTKGMYMLDPGSANGYSIVAVVVIGLLIAGLQYLGWMNLFNSVPLLIGVGLISAGVWWLFAREMTAKTVLGARTVVAVLGFQEFMNRVDADRIKRLPPDTFEKYLAYAMALGVEQHWAQAFAGIIKDPPNWYVGSTPYSGFNPIFFSSSMHSMASDMHQVFVSAPRSSSSGSGFSGGGGGGFSGGGFGGGGGSAF from the coding sequence GTGTCCTCTGTGGTGAAGATTTTGTGCGTGCTGATGCTCGGCAGTGTCCCGAGTATCAGTGCAGCACAGTCCCGCAACTGGCGCATCGCCGATTTCAAAGACACGATCTCGATCAGCGCGGATGGCAGCGCCCTGATCAGCGAAAAAATCACTCTGGTCTTTGTGGGCCAGTGGCACGGCATCCATCGCACCATTCCCGTCGAATACCCCGGTCCGCACGGAACGAACTACACGCTTTTTCTCGACGTCAAAAGTGTGACCAGCGAAGATGGCTCCAAGCTGAAATATGACTCGAGTAAATCGGGCGACTTCCGCGACTTAAAGATCTTTATTCCCGGCGCGGAAGACGCGACCCGAGTGGTCAACATCGACTACCTCGTCCGCAACGGCATCCGCGCGTTTGATGATCACGATGAGTTTTACTGGAACGTAACCGGCAACGATTGGCCGGTTCCGATTGACCACGCGTCCGCATTTGTTACGTTTCCGGATGGCGCCGCGAACGGGCTACGGGCGCAAGCCTTTACAGGGTTGTACGGATCCGCGGAGCGGGGTGCGACCTCTGAAGTAAGAGGCGCCGACGCGACTTTTGAAACAAACAACCCTCTCTCCATGCGGGAGGGAATGACCATCGATATCTTCATTCCGAAAGGAATTCTCAAAGAAACCAGCGCCTTGACGAAGTTTTTCTGGTTTCTCGGAAGCAACCCGATCGTCTTCTTACCGTTTCTCACTTTCGCCGTGATGTTTGGGCTGTGGCACACGGTGGGGAAAGATCCAGATCCGGGCGTCTCCGTCGCTCCACTCTACGAGCCGCCGAAAGGATTCACGCCTGCTGAAGTAGGAACGCTGATTGACGACTCCACCGATCCACGCGACATTACATCGACGATCGTGGATCTTGCCGTGCGCGGATATATCAAGATCGAGGAGAAAGTCGATACCTTCCTGGTTTTCAAGAAGAAGGACTATCTGTTTCACCTCTTGAAGCCGCGCGAACAGTGGGGCAGCGATGTGTGTCCGCACGAGCGCGTGATGCTGGAGAATGTTTTCGCCGGCGGCAGCGAGACGCGACTCTCGGAATTGAAGAACCGTTTCTACACCGCCATTCCGATCATCCAGCAGGACATCATGGCGGCGCTGAAGACCAAGGGCATGTACATGCTCGATCCAGGTTCCGCTAACGGATACAGTATCGTCGCCGTGGTCGTGATCGGTCTTCTCATCGCCGGCCTGCAATATCTGGGATGGATGAATCTCTTCAATTCCGTCCCGCTCTTGATTGGAGTTGGACTGATTTCAGCTGGGGTATGGTGGTTGTTTGCGCGCGAGATGACTGCGAAGACGGTGCTAGGAGCGCGCACGGTAGTCGCGGTTCTCGGCTTCCAGGAATTCATGAATCGCGTCGACGCCGATCGCATTAAACGCTTGCCTCCTGACACGTTCGAAAAATATCTGGCGTACGCGATGGCCCTGGGAGTCGAACAGCACTGGGCGCAAGCCTTTGCCGGAATCATCAAGGACCCGCCCAACTGGTACGTTGGATCGACGCCCTATTCCGGATTCAATCCAATCTTCTTCTCGAGTTCCATGCACAGCATGGCGTCCGATATGCACCAGGTCTTCGTGTCTGCTCCGCGATCGAGTTCTTCAGGTTCAGGATTCAGCGGTGGCGGGGGTGGGGGATTCTCCGGCGGCGGCTTCGGCGGCGGTGGCGGCAGCGCATTCTAG
- a CDS encoding LemA family protein, translating to MVWIVLGVLVLFGFFLIGMYNSLVQLRVRSDSAWSDIDVQLKRRHDLIPNLVETVKGYATHEKGTFENIAKYRSMAMQATGPADKAAAENQLTGALKSLFAVAENYPQLQAAQEFTQLQNSLSEIEDAIQNSRRYYNAVVRDLNTKIQSFPTNILAGMFGFQQKQFFETAAADREPVAVKF from the coding sequence ATGGTCTGGATCGTTCTCGGCGTCCTAGTTCTCTTCGGCTTTTTTCTCATCGGGATGTACAACAGTCTGGTCCAGTTGCGCGTGCGCTCGGACTCCGCCTGGTCTGACATTGATGTGCAACTGAAGCGGCGCCATGACCTGATTCCCAATCTGGTCGAAACCGTAAAGGGATATGCAACGCACGAAAAAGGGACCTTCGAAAACATCGCGAAATACCGCTCCATGGCGATGCAGGCCACCGGGCCAGCCGACAAAGCGGCGGCGGAGAATCAGCTTACCGGCGCTCTGAAGAGCCTTTTCGCGGTGGCGGAAAACTATCCGCAGTTGCAGGCGGCACAGGAATTCACGCAACTCCAGAACTCGCTCAGCGAGATCGAAGACGCGATTCAGAATTCGCGGCGCTACTACAACGCGGTCGTGCGCGACCTGAACACGAAAATCCAGTCCTTCCCCACCAATATTCTGGCGGGAATGTTTGGATTCCAGCAGAAACAATTCTTCGAAACAGCGGCCGCGGACCGGGAGCCAGTCGCGGTGAAATTCTAA
- a CDS encoding PQQ-binding-like beta-propeller repeat protein, producing MTLRSTAFSLLVALCLSCCAFAQVAVLTQHNDNYRTGQNTGETILTPANVTTAKFGKLFSQTVDGYVYAQPLVVPNVNIPGKGTHNVVYVATEHDTLYAFDADNKTGGNASPLWQVSFLNPGAGIGVVTSGDVGCNDLVPEIGITGTPAIDLSTQTLYLVTKTKDNGQFVHKVHAIDITTGAEKFGGPVAVQATLKGVAFEPHREAQRAALLVQNGVVYIAWASHCDIGPYHGWVMAYDAQTLQQKSVWNSTPTGGLGGFWQAGAGIAADSRDLLYLSSGNGDFDKNFGGSNYGDTIVKLGFNKAGKLIAKDYFTPHDQKFLQDTDTDLGSGGVLLIPDRPKKKPLLVQVGKEGTVYVTNRNRMGKFNPNDDSQIIQNLPGAVGGMWGMPAFWNNNVYFGGVGDNLKAFSFDPVAGLLSTTPTSNTGTFFNYPGTTPSISANGTTNGIVWALQTDHAPEVLHAYDATNLSTELYNSSQNQTRDNPGTSVKFVVPTVANGKVYVPAQKLLSVFGLL from the coding sequence ATGACTTTGCGATCGACTGCTTTCTCCCTGCTCGTTGCTCTTTGCCTGTCGTGCTGTGCCTTTGCGCAGGTGGCTGTACTAACTCAGCATAACGACAACTATCGCACTGGCCAGAACACGGGCGAGACCATACTCACGCCCGCGAACGTGACAACTGCGAAGTTCGGAAAACTGTTCTCGCAAACAGTGGATGGTTACGTCTACGCGCAGCCGTTGGTCGTGCCGAACGTGAATATCCCGGGCAAGGGCACTCACAATGTGGTTTATGTCGCCACCGAGCACGACACCCTGTACGCATTCGATGCCGACAACAAGACAGGCGGCAATGCGTCCCCTTTGTGGCAGGTGAGCTTTCTCAACCCGGGGGCAGGAATTGGCGTCGTCACCAGCGGTGATGTCGGCTGCAATGACTTGGTCCCTGAAATCGGGATTACCGGCACTCCCGCAATCGATCTCTCCACGCAAACCTTGTACCTCGTGACGAAGACCAAGGACAACGGACAGTTCGTCCACAAAGTGCACGCGATCGACATCACCACTGGCGCGGAGAAATTCGGCGGGCCCGTTGCGGTGCAGGCGACATTAAAAGGTGTTGCGTTTGAACCGCACCGCGAAGCGCAACGCGCCGCACTCCTGGTACAGAACGGCGTCGTGTACATTGCGTGGGCGTCGCATTGCGACATCGGCCCTTACCATGGATGGGTGATGGCCTATGACGCGCAAACGCTCCAGCAAAAAAGCGTCTGGAACTCCACTCCGACGGGCGGACTAGGCGGATTCTGGCAGGCGGGCGCCGGGATTGCAGCAGATTCACGCGACTTGCTCTACCTTTCCAGCGGCAATGGAGACTTTGACAAGAATTTTGGCGGCAGCAACTACGGCGACACCATCGTCAAGCTTGGGTTTAACAAGGCGGGTAAGCTGATCGCCAAAGACTATTTCACTCCGCATGATCAGAAATTCCTGCAAGACACTGACACCGACCTCGGTTCCGGAGGCGTGCTCCTGATCCCGGATCGCCCGAAGAAGAAACCTTTGCTTGTGCAGGTCGGAAAAGAGGGAACGGTCTACGTGACCAACCGCAATCGCATGGGAAAATTCAATCCCAACGACGATAGCCAGATCATCCAGAATCTACCGGGCGCGGTGGGTGGAATGTGGGGTATGCCGGCATTCTGGAACAACAATGTCTATTTTGGCGGAGTGGGCGATAACTTGAAAGCGTTCAGTTTCGATCCGGTAGCCGGATTGCTTTCGACAACGCCGACTTCCAATACGGGCACGTTCTTCAACTATCCGGGGACAACGCCTTCGATCTCAGCGAATGGCACAACGAACGGAATCGTGTGGGCCCTGCAGACCGATCACGCTCCGGAAGTGCTGCATGCGTACGATGCCACGAACCTGAGTACGGAACTCTATAACTCGAGCCAAAATCAGACGCGAGACAATCCCGGGACTTCCGTAAAGTTCGTGGTGCCGACCGTTGCCAACGGCAAGGTCTACGTCCCAGCGCAGAAACTGCTGAGCGTGTTCGGCCTTTTGTAG
- a CDS encoding VWA domain-containing protein, translated as MKRVPHASGSRAVPRMKKFEQFGLVITAALITCASAMGQSSVPAVPALAAASTYTAYTAAMTTDGGVDGADEPILTIKKRVDEVNVLFIATDRHGKFVRNLNQADFAILDDHKPVQSISNFRRETDLPLRMGLLVDMSASVHGRFDFEKEAATGFLRHVLRKGYDQAFVVGFNKNSHMTQDFTDDVALLSTGVQELRGSGGTALYDAIYKACQEKLHERADHPIRKAIIVVSDGEDNQSEVTRAQAIEMAQRSEVLIYAISTDDSGLILRGDKVLEDIASATGGRAFFPFKMKDITHSFAAIEDELRSQYAVSYKPSDFDADGRYRSIEITAVNKKDLQVRARRGYYAPRQ; from the coding sequence ATGAAGCGTGTCCCACACGCTTCAGGAAGCAGGGCAGTACCCAGAATGAAGAAGTTCGAACAGTTCGGGCTGGTCATTACCGCGGCGCTGATCACTTGCGCGTCCGCCATGGGGCAAAGTAGCGTTCCTGCGGTTCCCGCACTTGCGGCTGCGTCCACTTATACCGCTTATACCGCAGCGATGACCACCGACGGCGGAGTCGATGGCGCCGACGAACCAATCCTGACCATTAAGAAGCGTGTGGATGAAGTCAACGTCCTGTTTATCGCGACCGACCGCCACGGCAAATTCGTACGCAATTTGAACCAGGCTGATTTTGCGATTCTCGATGATCACAAGCCGGTGCAGTCCATCTCGAACTTTCGGCGTGAGACTGATCTTCCCCTGCGCATGGGGCTCCTGGTAGATATGAGCGCGTCCGTTCACGGACGATTTGATTTTGAGAAAGAAGCCGCTACCGGTTTTCTGAGACACGTCCTTCGCAAAGGCTACGATCAGGCGTTCGTCGTAGGGTTCAACAAGAACAGCCACATGACTCAGGATTTCACCGACGATGTGGCCCTGCTATCCACCGGTGTTCAAGAACTCCGGGGCAGCGGCGGGACTGCTCTTTATGACGCCATCTACAAAGCCTGCCAGGAAAAGCTGCACGAGCGTGCGGACCATCCGATTCGCAAGGCGATCATCGTCGTCAGCGATGGCGAGGACAATCAGAGTGAAGTGACGCGAGCCCAGGCGATCGAAATGGCGCAGCGCTCTGAAGTATTGATTTACGCGATTTCTACCGACGACAGCGGCTTGATCCTGCGGGGAGACAAAGTGCTGGAAGACATCGCGTCAGCGACCGGCGGACGCGCCTTCTTCCCGTTCAAGATGAAGGACATCACCCACTCCTTTGCAGCGATCGAAGACGAACTCCGCAGCCAGTACGCAGTCTCCTACAAGCCGTCCGATTTCGACGCGGATGGCCGCTACCGCTCGATTGAAATTACTGCAGTCAACAAGAAAGACCTGCAAGTCCGCGCCCGTCGCGGATACTACGCTCCACGCCAGTAA
- a CDS encoding lipid-binding SYLF domain-containing protein — MKKVLTALLSIFVVVLPLAADSEKETDRVEESGQVMKEIVDIPDNIPKDLLDRAECVIVLPSVKKLAIGIGGSYGRGVMTCRTGQHFTGSWSAPALYALEGGNIGFQLGGQATDFVLLVMNPRGASSLMGSKVKLGADAAAAAGPKGRAATGATDVVMRAEILSYSRSRGLFAGVSLEGSTLRPDNRANEKLYGKKASAREIVRLGKVGVPASAKELLSVLNTHSPRNKSEPKSLK; from the coding sequence ATGAAAAAAGTGCTGACTGCTCTTCTCTCGATTTTTGTTGTGGTTTTGCCGCTGGCTGCCGACAGCGAAAAGGAAACGGACAGGGTCGAAGAGTCCGGACAGGTAATGAAAGAGATTGTCGATATCCCCGACAACATTCCCAAAGATCTGCTCGACCGTGCCGAGTGCGTCATCGTTTTGCCGTCTGTAAAAAAACTTGCCATCGGAATCGGCGGCAGCTACGGCCGCGGAGTAATGACCTGCCGCACGGGACAGCACTTCACGGGCTCGTGGAGCGCACCCGCACTGTATGCGCTCGAAGGCGGCAACATCGGATTTCAGCTGGGAGGGCAGGCGACTGATTTTGTTTTGCTGGTCATGAATCCACGGGGCGCGTCCAGCCTGATGGGGAGCAAAGTGAAGCTGGGAGCAGACGCAGCAGCAGCAGCTGGACCGAAGGGCCGAGCAGCCACTGGTGCAACCGATGTCGTGATGCGGGCGGAAATTCTCTCCTATTCCCGTTCGCGCGGTTTGTTCGCGGGCGTTTCGCTGGAAGGTTCCACGCTGCGTCCTGACAACCGTGCGAACGAAAAGCTATATGGCAAGAAAGCCAGCGCCCGTGAGATTGTGAGGCTCGGTAAAGTCGGTGTTCCCGCTTCAGCGAAGGAACTGCTCTCGGTGCTCAACACACACTCGCCCAGGAACAAGTCGGAACCGAAGTCGCTGAAATAG
- a CDS encoding MBL fold metallo-hydrolase, whose protein sequence is MYFEQFYLTCLAHASYMIGSQGEAAVIDPQRDVDIYLEAAEEQGLKIRHIFETHLHADFVSGHKELAARTGAKIYIGVQANAGFPHTPLRDGSEVKMGAIRIRTLETPGHTSESICLVVTDTENSAEPWGVLTGDTLFIGDVGRPDLSPQHSPQELAGLLYDSLHQKVLRLPDATLVYPAHGAGSLCGRSMRAERSSTIGTERLTNYALQIGSREEFVQQLTSNLPVRPGYFLQDAEINRSGAEALTNRPPLPEFTPAELQTLLIDKANIVDVRPPEQFAAGHIAGSINIALSGQFATWAGTILGLGSKPVLVAETDAQIEEAALRMSRVGIEDVHGYLSGEISAWQKAGLPLAVTAQISAEDLDKKLRAKEVQVLDVRRANEWQAGHIEQAANLALDDFPHGLPEVQDSQPLAVHCKGGYRSMIACSLLERAGHHNVLNVVGGYDAWHAAGLPEVSGQLVKA, encoded by the coding sequence ATGTATTTCGAACAGTTCTATCTCACTTGCCTGGCCCATGCTTCGTACATGATCGGGTCGCAAGGCGAGGCGGCGGTGATCGATCCGCAGCGCGATGTCGATATTTATCTGGAAGCCGCGGAGGAGCAAGGACTCAAGATCCGCCACATTTTCGAAACCCATCTGCACGCCGATTTCGTATCCGGCCACAAAGAACTGGCGGCGCGAACCGGCGCAAAAATCTACATCGGAGTGCAGGCCAATGCTGGGTTCCCGCACACTCCTCTTCGCGATGGTTCCGAAGTAAAGATGGGAGCAATCCGGATTCGCACTCTGGAAACACCCGGCCACACCTCCGAGAGTATTTGCCTGGTCGTTACGGACACAGAGAATTCTGCTGAACCGTGGGGAGTTCTGACCGGTGACACGCTCTTCATCGGAGATGTTGGCCGTCCCGATTTATCGCCGCAACACTCGCCCCAAGAACTTGCGGGATTGCTCTATGACAGCCTGCATCAGAAAGTGCTGCGACTGCCGGATGCAACCCTGGTATACCCCGCTCACGGGGCCGGGTCGCTGTGCGGACGCAGCATGCGCGCGGAACGTTCCTCCACGATTGGCACCGAGCGCCTGACGAACTACGCGCTGCAGATTGGAAGCCGCGAGGAATTTGTTCAGCAACTCACCTCGAATCTTCCGGTTCGTCCCGGATACTTCCTCCAAGATGCCGAGATCAATCGCTCGGGAGCGGAGGCGCTCACAAACCGCCCGCCCCTCCCGGAATTTACCCCGGCGGAATTGCAGACTCTGCTGATCGACAAGGCGAACATCGTCGATGTGCGCCCGCCTGAACAGTTCGCCGCCGGGCACATCGCTGGCTCCATCAACATCGCTCTGTCCGGTCAGTTCGCTACCTGGGCGGGCACGATTCTCGGCCTTGGATCGAAACCAGTGCTGGTTGCGGAAACCGATGCCCAGATTGAGGAAGCCGCCCTGCGGATGTCCCGTGTCGGCATTGAAGATGTACACGGCTATCTGTCAGGAGAGATTTCCGCATGGCAGAAGGCTGGCCTTCCGCTGGCCGTGACAGCGCAGATCTCGGCCGAGGATTTGGATAAGAAGTTGCGCGCGAAAGAAGTTCAAGTGCTGGATGTTCGCCGCGCCAACGAGTGGCAAGCAGGCCACATCGAGCAGGCGGCAAATCTCGCTCTCGACGATTTTCCGCACGGGCTACCCGAGGTGCAGGACAGCCAACCGCTCGCGGTTCACTGCAAGGGGGGCTACCGGAGCATGATTGCGTGCAGTCTGCTGGAGCGCGCCGGGCATCACAATGTCCTCAATGTAGTCGGCGGCTATGACGCATGGCACGCCGCAGGGCTACCTGAGGTCAGCGGACAACTGGTCAAAGCATAG